From a region of the Pseudanabaena sp. ABRG5-3 genome:
- a CDS encoding type III-B CRISPR module-associated Cmr3 family protein, protein MFKFLIVIRPLGLLYGSAGAFLSPENLVGRSGAKFPPDAGTLSGLILATNQEQKFSDHQELKTNLAVAGAFWAESDHPENFFVPIPRSRIVGEKNKDFDEWALTNNKWERQHPDLDPEYQWQSINSWHKQTPQLKRPEKGKLNDVGKTPWEFMPILHPYLKDDEKHVRDRDGLFLENAVQMREDSCLVYLSTHKLPDGWYRFGGENHIVEITSQAITEHSSISKLLKQKIGRSFALITPAVWGSNNLSTRYPNDVRFSNKRPEMLTDRPEPWRYRVGKGEAQNKRASKLSIGRYAVPAGTVYVVKHPLDLTWWDFPPEWFASGEGLPLRQFGCGLCLPVEIKIEPKVEPKADQKIKQTGED, encoded by the coding sequence ATGTTCAAATTCCTAATTGTGATACGTCCGTTGGGCTTGCTCTATGGCAGTGCTGGCGCATTTCTCTCTCCTGAAAACTTAGTTGGACGCTCTGGCGCAAAGTTTCCGCCTGATGCGGGAACGCTTTCGGGGTTGATTTTGGCGACAAATCAAGAGCAGAAGTTTAGCGATCATCAAGAGCTAAAAACTAATCTGGCTGTAGCTGGGGCTTTTTGGGCGGAGTCAGATCATCCTGAAAACTTCTTTGTACCAATTCCGCGATCGCGCATTGTGGGCGAGAAGAATAAGGATTTTGATGAATGGGCGCTAACTAATAACAAATGGGAGCGTCAACATCCCGATCTCGATCCTGAATATCAATGGCAAAGTATAAACTCTTGGCACAAGCAAACCCCACAGCTAAAGCGTCCTGAAAAAGGCAAGTTGAATGATGTTGGCAAAACTCCTTGGGAATTCATGCCGATTTTGCATCCCTATCTCAAGGATGATGAGAAACATGTGCGCGATCGCGATGGATTGTTTTTAGAGAACGCTGTGCAGATGCGTGAAGATAGCTGTTTGGTTTATCTCTCGACGCATAAACTTCCTGACGGTTGGTATCGCTTTGGTGGTGAAAATCACATTGTGGAAATCACCAGTCAAGCGATTACAGAGCATAGTTCGATCTCCAAATTACTGAAGCAAAAAATCGGGCGAAGTTTTGCGCTGATTACGCCTGCGGTGTGGGGAAGCAACAATCTATCAACTCGTTATCCAAACGATGTGCGCTTTAGCAATAAGCGTCCTGAGATGCTGACCGATCGCCCTGAGCCTTGGCGTTATCGCGTGGGTAAAGGTGAGGCGCAAAACAAACGGGCAAGTAAGTTGAGCATTGGTCGCTATGCTGTGCCTGCGGGAACGGTTTATGTGGTCAAACATCCACTCGATCTCACTTGGTGGGACTTCCCGCCTGAGTGGTTTGCGTCGGGTGAGGGGCTACCGTTGCGGCAGTTTGGGTGTGGATTGTGTTTACCTGTGGAAATCAAAATCGAGCCTAAAGTTGAGCCTAAAGCTGACCAAAAAATTAAACAAACAGGAGAGGATTAA
- a CDS encoding Cas10/Cmr2 second palm domain-containing protein, with product MNVLTQEKSQTSESENGTYTVITFAPVQGFIEKSRKLRDLYGASQILSYLSWKIVGAANSKNCEVISPAIAIDDVSEIANVDIVQGMPNRILILGDFSHNDAQKSLTEGWKEIVTACRDWLRDNLQIDDEGWFNSWTRWQVHAWEVFWGSGVDIESAMRDLETRKLRRAWTVPNWNGESSSLSGHDAIAHPNMDNLGTNEAEIKRFYKRLAEVLDPSGDENDRAYINENERLSIPELIKRLVTYGAISKKIHRELYAPTFREVLRKDDKSGATYWTGWFMGDGDKVGDHLKRLTDKASVTQFSQSLRSWGKQFQTDFDKKGRVVYAGGDDFLGVMYGDKQTPQLDSRGVIEWLLDLRDSWEQGNLGITLSVGFVWAGHSVPQRDVLQHCREAEKLAKSLGRDRVTIRVLFNNGQFVQWTTPWKYLAWLADYRDRNNNTGKDANWSHVYTDLAQLKARHAIPPATTETANDAIALHLFGLYFGKDKQEMLSQQRGKITGSEDPKSMIEWIDGMIKVGWQLCSNS from the coding sequence ATGAATGTACTAACACAAGAAAAATCCCAAACGAGTGAATCCGAGAATGGGACATATACGGTGATCACTTTTGCGCCTGTGCAAGGTTTTATCGAGAAGTCTCGCAAGTTGCGCGATCTCTATGGTGCGTCGCAAATTCTCTCGTACTTAAGTTGGAAGATTGTTGGTGCAGCTAATAGTAAAAACTGTGAAGTGATTTCACCTGCGATCGCAATCGATGATGTCTCTGAGATAGCTAATGTCGATATTGTGCAGGGTATGCCCAATCGAATTTTGATATTGGGGGATTTCTCGCATAACGATGCTCAGAAATCTTTAACAGAAGGCTGGAAAGAAATTGTGACGGCTTGCCGTGATTGGCTGAGAGATAATTTGCAAATTGATGATGAGGGTTGGTTTAACTCTTGGACGAGATGGCAAGTTCATGCTTGGGAGGTATTTTGGGGTAGTGGAGTAGATATTGAGTCAGCAATGCGCGATCTGGAAACTCGGAAGTTGCGGCGGGCTTGGACTGTGCCGAATTGGAATGGTGAAAGTTCTAGTTTGTCGGGGCATGATGCGATCGCGCATCCAAATATGGATAATTTGGGAACGAATGAAGCAGAAATCAAAAGGTTTTACAAGAGGCTAGCCGAAGTTCTCGATCCTTCTGGTGATGAGAACGATCGCGCTTACATCAATGAAAATGAGCGATTGAGTATTCCTGAATTAATCAAAAGATTAGTTACTTATGGGGCGATCTCTAAAAAAATCCATCGTGAGCTTTACGCGCCGACTTTTCGAGAAGTGCTTCGCAAAGATGACAAATCTGGCGCGACCTATTGGACTGGCTGGTTTATGGGTGATGGCGATAAGGTTGGCGATCATCTCAAGAGGCTTACAGATAAGGCTAGCGTTACTCAGTTTAGCCAGTCTTTAAGATCTTGGGGTAAGCAATTCCAAACTGATTTCGATAAAAAAGGACGTGTAGTTTATGCGGGAGGAGATGATTTTCTTGGTGTGATGTATGGTGACAAACAGACTCCTCAATTAGATAGTCGTGGAGTAATTGAATGGTTACTGGATTTGCGTGATAGTTGGGAACAGGGAAACCTTGGAATTACGCTCAGTGTTGGGTTTGTGTGGGCAGGGCATAGTGTGCCGCAGCGTGATGTGTTGCAGCATTGCCGCGAGGCTGAGAAATTGGCTAAGAGTTTAGGGCGCGATCGCGTGACGATTCGGGTTCTGTTTAACAATGGGCAGTTTGTGCAGTGGACTACGCCTTGGAAATATTTAGCATGGTTAGCAGATTATCGCGATCGCAATAATAATACTGGCAAAGATGCGAATTGGAGTCATGTATATACCGATCTGGCACAACTCAAGGCACGTCATGCGATTCCGCCTGCTACTACTGAAACAGCTAATGATGCGATCGCGCTTCATTTATTTGGATTATATTTCGGCAAAGACAAGCAGGAAATGCTCTCTCAACAACGTGGAAAAATTACAGGATCTGAAGATCCCAAATCGATGATCGAATGGATTGATGGCATGATTAAAGTGGGGTGGCAGTTATGTTCAAATTCCTAA
- a CDS encoding helix-turn-helix transcriptional regulator, translated as MPKTTNSHPYSDRQAFERLLLLIATFIHHPGIGCPDRIGNNSQSAHESLEAVQEKVCEVAQQYDIALTKYSIPTLRKDLVTLRKYGLLEKRIYRWGYFLGTGVMSFKDLQVALNALNSMAKYQRSPQAIRIYQELEKKLRGKQILESTDYLYPVRSQIDRAIIYTDLDEMQDIKKNRHNLYHCLDQVEAAIAIGQAINIYRYTDPYSQKIGYLQVFPLQLIYHDIAWYLLYEYVDNGHLEIERIDRFTDQIQFVNQPRGTDLQNSSLNVAMNLFKKGWGLFLGEPSNQVREIAGNLEYFQVKVRFFAPVIAFIEEGEKRHISQMIDRSGKPDYIDYSILLPERSLNEFCRWVHQFVHNAQVLEPQSLRDRFRSTVLKLASLYDISR; from the coding sequence ATGCCGAAGACTACTAACTCACATCCCTACAGCGATCGCCAAGCCTTTGAGCGACTCCTTCTCCTCATCGCCACCTTCATTCATCACCCTGGCATCGGCTGCCCAGATCGCATCGGCAATAACTCCCAATCTGCCCATGAATCCTTAGAAGCCGTTCAAGAAAAAGTCTGTGAAGTCGCCCAACAATACGATATCGCATTAACCAAATATTCCATTCCCACCCTTCGCAAAGACTTAGTTACACTGCGTAAATATGGGCTTTTAGAGAAACGAATTTATCGTTGGGGCTACTTCCTCGGAACAGGTGTGATGTCTTTTAAAGACCTACAAGTGGCGCTCAATGCCCTCAACTCAATGGCAAAATATCAGCGATCGCCCCAAGCGATCCGCATTTACCAAGAACTCGAAAAGAAACTGCGCGGCAAACAAATATTAGAATCCACAGACTATCTTTATCCCGTGCGATCGCAAATAGATCGCGCAATCATCTACACCGATCTTGATGAAATGCAAGATATTAAAAAGAATCGCCACAATCTCTATCATTGTTTAGATCAAGTAGAAGCGGCGATCGCGATCGGACAAGCAATCAACATCTATCGATATACCGATCCCTATAGTCAGAAAATTGGATATTTACAAGTCTTCCCATTGCAATTGATTTACCATGATATCGCTTGGTACTTGCTCTATGAGTATGTAGATAATGGTCATTTAGAAATTGAAAGGATTGATCGCTTCACTGACCAGATCCAATTTGTGAATCAACCCAGAGGAACCGATCTCCAAAACTCAAGTTTAAATGTGGCAATGAATCTGTTTAAAAAAGGTTGGGGTTTGTTTCTCGGTGAACCATCTAACCAAGTTAGAGAGATTGCAGGAAACCTAGAATATTTTCAAGTCAAAGTAAGGTTTTTCGCGCCTGTAATTGCTTTTATCGAAGAGGGAGAAAAAAGACATATTTCTCAAATGATTGATCGAAGTGGCAAACCCGACTATATCGATTACAGCATTTTGTTACCAGAGCGATCGCTAAATGAGTTTTGTCGTTGGGTGCATCAGTTTGTTCATAATGCTCAGGTACTAGAGCCACAGAGCTTACGCGATCGCTTTCGGTCTACAGTGCTAAAGTTAGCAAGCTTATATGATATTTCACGATAA
- the cobS gene encoding adenosylcobinamide-GDP ribazoletransferase, protein MQYWRKFQAALIFYTCLPLNPKGALDFRGIAVYVPLVGILIGSAIACLDLLLGIVKPAPEFVYLRSLLTILLALLITGGLHLDGAMDTADGLAVTDPNRRLEVMADSNTGAFGAMAAIAILLLKVVALAAIRDHRFWILTSVWAWARWGQLRAIMVYPYLKAIGKGKFHQEDLHHWQVWLVAILLTMGNLVISYICKSMYLGIGLTLIGFSFAWLIGAWFNRCLGGHTGDSYGAIVEWTEALSLCVIAFL, encoded by the coding sequence ATGCAGTATTGGCGGAAATTTCAAGCAGCCTTAATTTTTTATACCTGTTTACCTTTAAATCCAAAGGGTGCATTAGATTTTCGGGGAATAGCTGTCTATGTGCCATTGGTTGGAATTTTGATCGGTAGCGCGATCGCCTGTTTAGATCTGCTGCTAGGAATTGTCAAACCTGCACCTGAATTCGTTTATCTGCGATCTCTACTGACGATTTTATTGGCTCTATTAATTACGGGGGGATTGCATCTCGATGGGGCTATGGATACGGCTGATGGGTTAGCAGTCACCGATCCGAATCGTCGCCTTGAGGTGATGGCGGATAGTAATACGGGAGCATTTGGGGCAATGGCAGCGATCGCAATTTTGCTCTTAAAAGTGGTTGCGCTTGCGGCAATCAGAGATCATCGCTTTTGGATTTTAACTAGTGTATGGGCTTGGGCAAGGTGGGGACAGTTAAGAGCGATTATGGTTTATCCCTATCTCAAAGCGATCGGCAAGGGCAAATTTCATCAAGAGGATTTGCATCATTGGCAAGTGTGGCTAGTGGCGATTTTATTAACAATGGGCAATTTAGTAATCAGCTATATTTGCAAATCTATGTATTTAGGAATTGGCTTAACCTTAATTGGCTTTAGTTTTGCTTGGCTAATTGGTGCTTGGTTTAATCGTTGCCTCGGTGGACATACTGGCGATAGTTATGGTGCGATCGTTGAATGGACAGAAGCTCTAAGTTTATGCGTGATCGCCTTTTTATAA
- a CDS encoding S41 family peptidase has translation MIKQRRIWSWLVIGLMAIAVQFFWIGGANAAVTDYLQEQKFLTNVWQIVNRSYVDDDFNHQNWYKVRRQFINRKFNSREDTYAAIREMLATLDDPFTRLLEPDKFRSMQTSTSGELTGVGLQIAVDDPDNTVTVIAPIEGSPADAAGVRSRDRIIGIDNIPTKGLSLDECATRMRGAIGSEVKLSLERPLADAKGFEKLDVVIKRDRIAVTPIIAKINQEETHKVGYIRLNQFNGNAAADMEKTLKKFQSQGADRYVLDLRGNPGGLFDAGLQIARMWIPEGTVVYTVDRHGVQESFEAKGDAITNAPLVVLTDGGTASASEILAGALQENNRAQLVGTTTFGKGLIQSLYELEDGAGLAVTIAKYETPQHHNIHKRGIIPDVEVELTQPITRKQLGTKEDPQYVAALSVLDGTYKNMVAKS, from the coding sequence ATGATAAAACAGCGTCGTATTTGGTCTTGGCTTGTGATTGGTTTGATGGCGATCGCCGTCCAATTTTTTTGGATTGGTGGCGCAAATGCTGCGGTTACAGACTATTTGCAGGAACAGAAATTTCTGACCAATGTTTGGCAAATCGTCAACCGTTCCTACGTGGATGATGATTTTAATCATCAAAACTGGTACAAAGTGCGCCGTCAATTTATCAATCGCAAGTTTAATAGTCGCGAAGATACCTATGCGGCAATCCGTGAAATGCTTGCCACACTGGATGATCCCTTCACGCGCTTGCTTGAGCCAGATAAGTTTAGAAGTATGCAAACTAGCACCTCAGGAGAATTGACAGGCGTAGGGCTACAAATCGCAGTGGACGACCCTGATAATACGGTGACGGTAATTGCCCCGATTGAGGGTTCGCCTGCGGATGCAGCAGGTGTCAGATCTCGCGATCGCATTATTGGCATTGATAATATTCCCACTAAGGGCTTAAGTCTCGATGAATGCGCCACCAGAATGCGTGGGGCAATTGGTTCAGAAGTAAAGCTCAGTCTGGAACGTCCGCTTGCGGATGCAAAAGGTTTCGAGAAACTTGATGTGGTAATTAAACGCGATCGCATCGCCGTTACCCCCATAATTGCCAAGATTAATCAAGAGGAAACCCATAAAGTCGGTTATATCCGTTTGAATCAATTCAATGGCAATGCGGCAGCAGACATGGAAAAGACTTTGAAGAAATTCCAATCTCAAGGTGCAGATCGTTACGTTCTCGACCTACGCGGCAATCCGGGGGGACTATTTGACGCAGGTTTGCAAATTGCGCGGATGTGGATTCCCGAAGGCACTGTCGTTTATACCGTAGATCGTCATGGCGTACAGGAGAGTTTTGAAGCCAAAGGAGATGCGATTACGAATGCGCCGTTAGTGGTACTCACCGATGGTGGTACAGCTAGTGCCAGTGAAATCCTTGCTGGGGCTTTGCAAGAGAATAATCGCGCTCAGCTTGTGGGAACGACAACCTTTGGTAAGGGGTTAATTCAATCTCTCTATGAATTGGAAGATGGTGCAGGTTTAGCAGTCACAATTGCTAAGTACGAAACCCCCCAACATCATAATATTCATAAGCGTGGCATCATTCCCGATGTTGAAGTCGAGCTAACTCAACCCATTACTCGCAAACAACTCGGCACAAAGGAAGATCCTCAATATGTGGCGGCGCTATCAGTTTTAGATGGAACCTATAAAAACATGGTAGCAAAATCATAA
- the aroA gene encoding 3-phosphoshikimate 1-carboxyvinyltransferase: MIDLATTHPNHILNIDSSQLPQGLQGRITIPGDKSISHRALMLGSLAEGETRIRGLLLGEDPRSTAACFAAMGAEISELNSDLVIVKGIGLGNLKEPVDVLNAGNSGTTLRLMLGILASHPDRFFTVTGDASLRSRPMSRVVNPLRQMGASIWGRDNGARAPLAISGQNLKAIHYQSPVASAQVKSCIMLAGLMTDGETIITEPERSRDHSERMLAAFGANVSVDVNTNTVSVKGGAKLVGQEVTVPGDISSAAFWLVAASIVPNSDLVIENVGINPTRTGILEVLAEMGADITYENEREVTGEPVADLHVRSASLKACRIGGAVIPRLIDEIPILAIAASCAEGTTIIEDAEELRVKESDRIVAMVNELTKLGANVTERPDGMEIVGGKALTGTEVDSYDDHRIAMSLAIAALVAKGKTSINRAESAAISYPSFIPTLQSLYSK; encoded by the coding sequence ATGATTGACCTTGCCACTACGCACCCCAACCATATCCTCAATATTGACTCTAGCCAGTTGCCTCAGGGGTTACAGGGCCGAATTACGATTCCGGGGGATAAATCCATTTCGCATCGGGCGTTGATGCTTGGCTCCCTTGCCGAAGGAGAAACGCGAATTCGCGGGTTACTACTGGGGGAAGATCCTCGGAGTACGGCGGCTTGTTTTGCTGCGATGGGTGCGGAAATATCTGAGCTAAATTCAGATTTAGTGATCGTCAAGGGGATTGGGCTAGGCAATCTTAAGGAACCCGTAGATGTTTTGAATGCTGGCAATTCAGGCACTACGCTACGGTTAATGTTAGGAATTTTAGCGAGCCATCCCGATCGCTTTTTTACAGTCACAGGTGATGCGTCCTTGCGATCGCGCCCCATGTCCCGCGTGGTCAATCCTTTGCGCCAAATGGGAGCCAGTATTTGGGGTAGAGACAATGGAGCTAGAGCGCCCCTCGCCATTTCAGGACAAAATCTCAAAGCAATTCATTATCAATCCCCCGTTGCTTCGGCGCAGGTCAAGTCCTGCATCATGCTAGCGGGGTTGATGACCGATGGCGAAACGATTATCACCGAGCCAGAGCGATCGCGCGATCACAGTGAAAGAATGTTGGCAGCTTTTGGCGCGAATGTCAGTGTCGATGTCAATACCAATACGGTCTCTGTTAAAGGTGGTGCGAAATTAGTCGGTCAAGAAGTAACCGTCCCCGGAGATATTAGTTCGGCAGCCTTTTGGTTAGTCGCTGCCTCGATCGTTCCCAATTCTGATTTAGTAATTGAGAATGTGGGAATTAATCCCACCCGTACAGGAATTTTAGAAGTTCTTGCGGAAATGGGAGCCGACATTACCTATGAAAATGAACGTGAAGTTACAGGCGAACCCGTTGCGGATCTACATGTGCGTTCCGCATCTCTCAAGGCTTGTAGAATTGGTGGTGCGGTCATTCCTCGTTTAATTGATGAAATTCCCATTTTAGCGATCGCTGCTAGCTGTGCGGAAGGAACCACTATCATCGAGGATGCCGAGGAGTTGCGGGTCAAAGAAAGCGATCGCATTGTGGCGATGGTAAATGAACTAACCAAACTCGGCGCAAATGTGACCGAGCGCCCCGATGGTATGGAAATTGTCGGCGGTAAAGCGCTTACTGGTACTGAGGTTGATAGCTATGACGATCATCGTATAGCCATGAGTTTAGCGATCGCGGCGCTAGTTGCCAAAGGCAAAACCTCCATCAACCGAGCCGAATCCGCCGCCATTTCCTATCCTTCCTTCATTCCCACTCTCCAGAGCTTATACTCCAAATAA
- a CDS encoding Yip1 family protein: MNATPNPEDINAIAPNSSTDSNTNTNAESVTPPSPPQNLGTFLDRLYGTLFLPQVTFEQLKAHPSFVQAAIVIALVNALETIRLDHLSIVRIIGSVIGGSIGWVFFTFLLKQLAGVFQRNVEMLELLTLTGFASLPWIFMAPALSLPSQSRFLAAIAVIIWFIVWQVWSASVVLGIKSWKTLAIVPLAIAGGVVALIWLGNTVKLMWSISF, encoded by the coding sequence ATGAATGCCACGCCCAATCCTGAAGATATTAATGCGATCGCGCCCAATAGCAGCACCGATAGCAATACCAATACCAACGCTGAAAGTGTTACTCCTCCCTCACCACCACAAAATCTAGGGACATTTCTTGATCGCCTATATGGGACATTATTTTTGCCCCAAGTAACCTTTGAGCAACTCAAGGCGCATCCGTCCTTTGTGCAAGCAGCGATCGTGATTGCTTTAGTCAACGCTTTGGAAACTATTCGCCTCGATCACTTATCGATTGTGAGAATTATCGGCTCGGTGATTGGCGGGAGTATTGGCTGGGTATTTTTCACATTTTTATTGAAACAATTAGCTGGTGTGTTTCAAAGGAATGTTGAAATGCTAGAGTTACTAACCCTTACGGGGTTTGCGAGCTTACCTTGGATATTCATGGCTCCTGCCCTTAGCTTGCCATCACAATCACGTTTCCTTGCGGCGATCGCGGTAATCATCTGGTTTATCGTTTGGCAGGTATGGAGCGCATCGGTAGTCCTAGGTATTAAAAGCTGGAAAACCTTGGCGATTGTGCCTTTAGCGATCGCTGGTGGTGTCGTTGCCCTCATTTGGCTTGGCAACACCGTAAAGTTAATGTGGAGTATTAGCTTTTAA
- a CDS encoding glycosyltransferase family 4 protein yields MRIAIFTETFLPKIDGIVTRLKYTVEYLVKLGNQVLVFSPDGGLTEYYGAQIYGVSAFDFPLYPELKLALPRPSIGHALEQFQPDLIHVVNPAILGMAGIYYAKKMNYPLMASYHTHLPQYLQHYGLGFLEGLMWDLVKNTHNQAALNLCTSTAMIDELRSHGVERLDLWQRGVDTVQFHPSFKSDEMRSRLTQGHPEDTLFLYVGRLSAEKEIQQILPVLQAIPNSRLALVGDGPYRQELEKIFAGTNTNFVGYLRGDDLASAFASSDAFLFPSRTETLGLVLLEAMAAGCPVVAANSGGIPDIVTNGVNGYLFEPSDRDGLVTAAQNLLRDRHEAMCLEARLEAEKWGWDAATRQLQKYYEQTIAASQPALV; encoded by the coding sequence ATGCGTATCGCCATATTTACCGAGACATTTTTGCCAAAAATCGATGGCATCGTCACCCGTCTCAAATATACCGTTGAGTATTTGGTCAAGCTCGGTAATCAAGTCCTCGTATTTTCACCTGATGGGGGACTTACGGAATATTACGGCGCTCAGATTTATGGGGTATCTGCCTTTGACTTTCCCCTTTATCCAGAACTAAAACTAGCTTTGCCCCGCCCCTCAATTGGTCATGCCCTAGAACAGTTCCAACCCGATCTGATCCATGTGGTAAATCCTGCAATTTTGGGAATGGCAGGGATTTATTATGCCAAAAAGATGAATTATCCCTTGATGGCTTCTTACCATACGCATTTGCCCCAATATTTGCAGCATTATGGTTTAGGCTTTCTCGAAGGGTTGATGTGGGACTTGGTAAAGAATACTCATAATCAGGCTGCGTTAAATCTCTGTACTTCCACAGCGATGATCGATGAGTTGCGATCGCATGGTGTAGAAAGGCTGGATCTATGGCAGCGTGGTGTGGATACGGTGCAGTTTCATCCAAGCTTTAAAAGTGACGAAATGCGATCACGCCTTACTCAAGGACATCCCGAAGATACTTTGTTTTTGTATGTAGGTAGACTGTCGGCGGAGAAAGAAATTCAGCAAATTCTGCCCGTATTACAGGCTATTCCCAATAGCCGCCTTGCCCTCGTTGGTGATGGGCCCTATCGTCAGGAGCTAGAGAAAATCTTTGCAGGGACAAATACTAATTTTGTGGGTTATCTGCGGGGTGACGATCTCGCATCAGCCTTTGCCTCTAGCGATGCTTTTTTATTCCCATCCCGTACCGAAACCCTTGGTTTAGTGCTATTGGAAGCAATGGCGGCAGGTTGTCCCGTTGTAGCCGCAAACTCAGGCGGTATCCCTGATATTGTCACTAATGGCGTTAATGGTTATTTATTCGAGCCAAGCGATCGCGATGGTTTGGTGACAGCTGCTCAAAATCTATTACGCGATCGCCATGAGGCAATGTGTCTTGAAGCACGTCTCGAAGCAGAGAAATGGGGATGGGATGCTGCGACTCGACAGTTGCAAAAATATTACGAACAAACGATCGCGGCTTCGCAACCAGCATTAGTTTAA
- the ilvN gene encoding acetolactate synthase small subunit: MKHTLSVVVQDEAGVLTRIASLFARRGFNIESLAVGTAEQDGFTRITMVVSGDDHTIEQITKQLQKLINTITILDFTDIPCVERELMLVKVNAAPNVRSEIIEISQIFRARIVDVADDFLTIEVVGDPGKMVAILKMLNKFGIREIARTGKVSLTRESGVNTEYLKVSRDGARGALSNL, translated from the coding sequence ATGAAACATACTCTCTCCGTTGTCGTCCAAGATGAGGCAGGCGTGCTGACCCGCATTGCTAGCTTGTTCGCCCGCCGAGGTTTTAATATCGAGAGCCTTGCGGTCGGGACGGCTGAGCAAGATGGATTTACGCGCATTACGATGGTTGTCTCAGGCGACGATCATACGATTGAGCAAATCACCAAGCAGTTGCAAAAACTAATTAATACGATTACTATTCTCGACTTTACCGACATTCCTTGTGTCGAGCGTGAGTTGATGCTTGTCAAGGTAAATGCTGCCCCAAATGTGCGATCAGAAATTATCGAGATCTCGCAAATTTTCCGCGCTCGGATCGTTGACGTAGCTGACGATTTCTTAACTATCGAGGTAGTGGGTGACCCCGGTAAGATGGTGGCGATCTTGAAGATGTTAAATAAATTTGGCATTCGCGAAATTGCTCGTACTGGCAAGGTTTCGCTTACCCGTGAATCAGGGGTTAATACGGAGTATCTCAAAGTTTCCCGTGACGGGGCGCGAGGCGCTTTATCTAATCTTTAG
- a CDS encoding transposase: MPQNASRIYNELTKFGSQYSDWSDVRHLGVMVWMMVGMIATGSVNLTKWLSHINTKALIAQSTQRQLSRWLNNPRINPAKLYSPVIKELLSNWKEQEIYLSFDTSQLWKEYCIIRLCVVHRGRALPLCWRVIEHRSSSVDMSSYRDMFQRASKLLPVNVKVILLADRGFANPELVRYVSELKWQCRIRIKGNFWIHHPKNRWQTVNQLHLRLGEAKLLHNVQVHKTESKRLTNMHIAAAWESHSREHWYILSTEPTSIQTFWEYGLRFDIEENFLDDKSNGFDLESSRLRSAPAISRLCFVVAMTTLFLTAQGLAVANSGFRRLVDPHWFRGLSYLKIGWNWIHSALTKNWAFFPSYSFTSYLDSDPAIASRPKHCQKSFRIEFYVSTLDCTS, translated from the coding sequence ATGCCCCAAAACGCCTCACGTATCTATAATGAACTAACAAAATTCGGGAGTCAATACAGTGACTGGTCAGATGTGCGCCATTTAGGAGTAATGGTGTGGATGATGGTGGGAATGATCGCCACAGGGAGTGTAAATTTAACAAAATGGCTAAGCCACATCAACACCAAAGCATTAATCGCTCAAAGTACACAAAGGCAACTGTCAAGATGGCTAAATAATCCACGGATCAATCCCGCCAAGCTCTACAGTCCAGTGATTAAAGAGTTATTGTCAAACTGGAAAGAGCAAGAAATCTATCTAAGTTTTGATACGAGCCAACTGTGGAAAGAATACTGCATAATTCGATTGTGTGTAGTGCATCGGGGAAGAGCCTTGCCCTTATGTTGGCGTGTTATCGAACATCGCAGTAGCAGTGTGGATATGAGTAGCTATCGGGACATGTTTCAACGTGCATCAAAACTGTTACCCGTGAATGTCAAAGTAATTTTATTAGCTGACCGAGGATTTGCTAATCCAGAATTGGTGCGCTATGTAAGTGAATTAAAGTGGCAATGTCGGATTAGGATCAAAGGGAATTTCTGGATACATCACCCCAAGAATCGCTGGCAAACTGTCAACCAATTACATCTTCGTCTTGGTGAAGCCAAGTTGCTCCACAATGTCCAAGTCCATAAAACTGAGTCCAAGCGTCTTACCAATATGCATATTGCGGCGGCTTGGGAATCCCATAGCCGAGAGCATTGGTATATTCTCAGCACTGAACCCACATCAATCCAGACTTTTTGGGAGTATGGTCTCAGATTCGATATTGAGGAGAATTTCTTGGATGACAAATCCAATGGCTTTGACTTGGAATCTTCGCGTTTACGTTCGGCTCCTGCTATTTCCCGCCTTTGTTTCGTTGTTGCCATGACCACTTTGTTTTTGACTGCTCAAGGGCTAGCAGTTGCCAATTCTGGCTTTCGTCGTTTGGTTGATCCTCATTGGTTTCGTGGGCTTAGTTATCTCAAGATTGGCTGGAACTGGATTCACTCAGCTCTTACGAAAAACTGGGCTTTCTTCCCTTCTTACTCTTTTACTTCTTATCTGGACTCCGATCCTGCTATTGCTTCTCGTCCAAAACATTGTCAGAAGAGCTTTCGTATTGAGTTCTATGTTTCTACTCTCGACTGTACTTCCTAG